The proteins below come from a single Synechococcus sp. MW101C3 genomic window:
- a CDS encoding 2Fe-2S iron-sulfur cluster-binding protein, protein MTKRFPITVHWRQQNRVIRLDVPEGEYVLRSFEQQGQPLPFSCRNGCCTACAVRVLSGEIDQREALGLSQELRKRGYGLLCVARAIGPLEVETQDEDEVYDLQFGRHFGRGRIRPGLPIEEE, encoded by the coding sequence ATGACCAAGCGTTTTCCGATCACGGTGCACTGGCGCCAGCAGAACAGGGTGATCCGGCTGGATGTACCGGAGGGGGAGTACGTGCTGCGCAGCTTTGAGCAGCAGGGCCAGCCGCTCCCGTTCAGCTGCCGCAATGGCTGCTGCACGGCCTGCGCCGTGCGCGTGCTCTCGGGTGAGATCGATCAGCGCGAAGCGCTCGGCCTCTCGCAGGAGCTGCGCAAGCGCGGTTATGGCCTGCTCTGCGTGGCCCGCGCCATCGGCCCCCTCGAGGTGGAAACCCAGGATGAGGATGAGGTCTACGACCTGCAGTTCGGCCGCCACTTCGGACGTGGCCGCATTCGCCCCGGCCTGCCGATCGAAGAGGAGTGA
- a CDS encoding inositol monophosphatase family protein — MTISLQPPAAGHPCLSQQALQASGLSAGDLERLAGVARRAAAAGGAELTRHFGKLRQIREKGRAGDLVTEADLAAEQAVLAVLAAESAGVAVLAEESGHSATRSELEWCVDPLDGTTNFAHSFPLFATSVGLTWRGTPLLGAIEVPALAEHYWAAPGLGAWCNDQPIQVSGCTELSASLLVTGFAYDRTTQPDTNYTEFCWFTHRSHGVRRGGAAAVDLAFVAAGRLDGYWERGLSPWDLAAGVVLVEQAGGIVSAYDGTPLVLADGRLIATTPGLHRALMDGLAQCRPLPGALFGAPEL; from the coding sequence ATGACCATCAGCCTCCAGCCACCGGCCGCCGGCCATCCCTGTCTTTCCCAGCAGGCTCTGCAGGCCTCTGGCCTCAGCGCTGGGGACCTGGAGCGTCTGGCCGGGGTGGCCCGCCGGGCTGCCGCCGCCGGGGGCGCCGAGCTCACGCGTCATTTCGGCAAGCTGCGTCAGATCCGGGAGAAGGGCCGCGCCGGGGATCTGGTCACTGAGGCCGACCTGGCGGCTGAGCAGGCGGTGCTCGCTGTGCTCGCCGCTGAGAGTGCCGGTGTGGCCGTGCTTGCGGAAGAGAGCGGCCACAGTGCCACCCGCTCCGAACTGGAGTGGTGCGTGGACCCGCTCGATGGCACCACCAACTTCGCCCACTCCTTCCCGCTGTTCGCCACCTCGGTGGGTCTCACCTGGCGGGGCACGCCGCTGCTGGGGGCAATCGAAGTGCCGGCCCTGGCGGAGCACTACTGGGCGGCGCCTGGCCTGGGCGCCTGGTGCAACGACCAGCCGATCCAGGTGAGCGGCTGCACCGAGCTCTCCGCCTCACTGCTGGTCACAGGCTTTGCCTACGACCGCACCACCCAGCCCGACACCAACTACACAGAGTTCTGCTGGTTCACCCACCGCAGCCATGGGGTGCGCCGCGGCGGGGCTGCCGCCGTGGATCTGGCCTTCGTGGCGGCCGGCCGACTTGATGGTTACTGGGAGCGCGGCCTTTCCCCGTGGGATCTGGCCGCCGGCGTGGTGCTGGTGGAGCAGGCGGGAGGCATCGTCAGTGCCTACGACGGCACGCCGTTGGTGCTGGCCGACGGGCGGCTGATCGCCACCACCCCCGGCCTGCATCGCGCCTTGATGGATGGGTTGGCCCAGTGCCGGCCGTTGCCAGGCGCGTTGTTCGGCGCCCCTGAGCTCTGA
- the pstB gene encoding phosphate ABC transporter ATP-binding protein PstB codes for MTSTLQATPAPSTCLALEDVTISYGSFEAVRNVHMEIPAGKVTAFIGPSGCGKSTVLRALNRMNDLIEGCTLKGRVVFDSQDIYAKEVDPVEVRRRIGMVFQKPNPFPKSIYENIAFGARINGYKGDMDELVERSLRKAFIWDETKDKLKESGNALSGGQQQRLCIARAIAVEPEVILMDEPCSALDPISTLKIEELMHELKKSFSIVIVTHNMQQAVRVSDQTAFFNAEAVEGGSGKVGYLVEFNDTERIFNAPVQQATQDYVTGRFG; via the coding sequence ATGACCTCGACCCTGCAAGCGACACCGGCCCCCAGCACCTGTCTGGCCCTTGAGGACGTCACGATCAGCTACGGCAGCTTCGAGGCGGTGCGGAACGTTCACATGGAGATTCCCGCTGGCAAGGTCACGGCCTTCATCGGACCCTCGGGTTGCGGCAAGTCCACCGTGTTGCGAGCCCTCAACCGCATGAACGATCTGATCGAGGGCTGTACGTTAAAGGGCCGGGTGGTGTTCGACTCCCAGGACATCTATGCCAAGGAGGTGGATCCGGTGGAAGTGAGGCGGCGCATCGGCATGGTGTTCCAGAAGCCGAACCCCTTCCCCAAATCGATCTACGAAAACATCGCCTTCGGTGCCCGGATTAACGGCTACAAGGGCGACATGGATGAGCTGGTGGAGCGCTCCCTGCGCAAGGCCTTCATCTGGGATGAAACCAAGGACAAGCTCAAGGAGAGCGGCAATGCCCTTTCCGGCGGTCAGCAGCAGCGTCTGTGCATCGCGCGCGCGATTGCGGTGGAGCCTGAGGTGATCCTGATGGACGAACCCTGCTCAGCCCTTGACCCGATCTCCACCTTGAAGATCGAGGAGTTGATGCACGAACTCAAGAAGTCCTTTTCGATCGTGATCGTTACCCACAACATGCAGCAGGCGGTTCGGGTCTCTGATCAGACCGCCTTCTTCAATGCAGAAGCCGTGGAAGGCGGCAGCGGCAAGGTGGGCTATCTGGTGGAGTTCAACGACACCGAGCGCATCTTCAACGCTCCGGTGCAACAGGCCACCCAGGACTATGTGACCGGCCGTTTCGGCTGA
- the pstA gene encoding phosphate ABC transporter permease PstA has product MTTAFPAASKSLRFNPSLKRNRLDQSLTALAGLFSTIAVLPLVLVLLYVLLQGGRLISISLFTQLPPAPGLEGGGIGNALIGTVTVTFIASLIAIPVGVGGGVFLAEYSKGGWFAQFIRVGNDILAGVPSIIAGVFVYGAIVATRIFFGQSYSAAAGGIALAVLMLPTVIKTTDEGLKLVPRELTWGAIGVGASKFVTVTRITLPSAFTPIATGVVLAIARAAGETAPLIFTALFSPFWPEGLFNPIATMSVLIFNFAIMPFEAQNELAWAASFVLVVMILAANLFARWLRRFASK; this is encoded by the coding sequence ATGACCACCGCCTTTCCTGCAGCTTCAAAGTCGCTTCGCTTCAACCCCTCCCTGAAGCGCAACCGGCTGGATCAATCTTTGACAGCCCTGGCTGGCTTGTTCAGCACTATTGCGGTGCTGCCCCTGGTGCTCGTTCTCCTCTATGTGTTGCTTCAGGGTGGACGCCTGATCAGCATCAGCCTGTTCACCCAGTTGCCGCCGGCACCGGGTCTGGAAGGAGGCGGCATCGGTAACGCCCTGATCGGCACCGTCACGGTGACGTTCATTGCCTCGCTGATCGCCATCCCGGTGGGTGTGGGTGGAGGGGTGTTCCTGGCCGAATACTCCAAGGGAGGCTGGTTTGCGCAGTTCATTCGCGTCGGCAACGACATTCTTGCCGGTGTTCCTTCGATCATCGCTGGTGTGTTCGTGTATGGCGCGATCGTGGCAACGCGGATCTTCTTCGGTCAGTCGTATTCAGCGGCGGCCGGCGGTATCGCTCTGGCGGTGCTGATGTTGCCGACGGTGATCAAAACCACCGATGAGGGTCTCAAGCTGGTTCCTCGCGAGCTCACATGGGGGGCCATCGGCGTGGGCGCCTCCAAGTTCGTGACCGTCACCCGCATCACGCTGCCCAGTGCCTTCACGCCGATTGCCACCGGGGTGGTTCTGGCAATCGCCAGGGCGGCCGGTGAAACCGCACCGCTGATCTTCACAGCCCTCTTCTCTCCCTTCTGGCCGGAGGGCCTCTTCAACCCGATCGCCACCATGTCGGTGTTGATCTTCAACTTTGCGATCATGCCGTTCGAGGCTCAGAACGAACTGGCCTGGGCCGCTTCGTTCGTGCTTGTGGTGATGATCCTCGCGGCGAATCTCTTTGCCCGCTGGCTGCGCCGCTTCGCCTCCAAGTAA
- the pstC gene encoding phosphate ABC transporter permease subunit PstC, producing the protein MTSAPHKDQFTLRRRPASDRLIDSGFRNLTIVLASFVAITLLAIFVTVFQGAREAMHEFGLSFLTTSSWNPVDNEYGAFTAIYGTLVSSIMALVIAVPLGIGTAIFITENLIPLRWREVIGVMVELLAAIPSVVLGLWAIFVMEPFVRPFLQFIYDTLGWLPIFNSPPQGPGMAPAIIILVVMILPIITSISRDALNQVPTELRQGAYGVGSTRWVAILNVILPAAVSSIMGGIMFALGRAMGETMAVTMIIGNSNNFSFSLLAPGNTIASMLANQFGEADGVQVSALLYAALILMVLTLTVNIIAQWIIKKLSLKY; encoded by the coding sequence ATGACATCTGCGCCCCACAAAGATCAATTCACGTTGCGGCGCAGGCCAGCGTCAGATCGCCTGATCGACAGTGGTTTTCGCAACCTCACGATCGTACTTGCCTCCTTTGTTGCGATTACCCTGCTGGCGATTTTCGTCACTGTTTTCCAGGGTGCTAGGGAGGCGATGCATGAGTTTGGCCTCTCTTTCCTGACCACCTCCAGCTGGAACCCCGTTGACAACGAATACGGGGCGTTCACGGCCATTTATGGCACTTTGGTGTCTTCGATCATGGCGCTGGTGATTGCCGTCCCGCTCGGGATCGGTACCGCCATCTTCATCACTGAAAATCTCATTCCCCTGCGCTGGCGCGAGGTGATCGGGGTGATGGTGGAGCTGCTCGCCGCCATTCCCTCGGTGGTGCTGGGCTTGTGGGCCATCTTCGTGATGGAGCCGTTCGTGCGGCCCTTTCTGCAATTCATTTACGACACGCTTGGCTGGCTGCCGATCTTCAACTCTCCGCCCCAGGGGCCGGGCATGGCGCCGGCGATCATCATTCTGGTGGTGATGATTCTGCCGATCATCACGTCCATTTCAAGGGACGCCCTCAACCAGGTTCCCACGGAACTGCGCCAGGGAGCCTATGGGGTGGGCAGCACAAGGTGGGTGGCGATTCTCAACGTCATCCTTCCGGCCGCAGTGTCTTCGATCATGGGCGGGATCATGTTCGCGCTCGGACGGGCCATGGGCGAAACCATGGCCGTCACCATGATCATCGGCAACTCGAACAATTTCAGTTTTTCCTTGCTGGCACCTGGCAACACAATCGCTTCGATGCTGGCCAACCAGTTTGGCGAAGCCGATGGGGTGCAGGTTTCGGCGCTTCTCTACGCCGCTTTGATTCTGATGGTGCTCACCTTGACGGTGAACATCATTGCGCAGTGGATCATCAAGAAACTCAGCCTTAAATACTGA